The genomic window AGTGGAAAGACAGCAGGTAGCAaaaggggggcccctctTCTACGCGCACAGACTTTAATCTTCTTTTAGATTCTTTTTTGGTAAAAACAAAGTAATGGCCGTCGCTCTGGGGAAGACTCCAGAGGAGGAACGCAAGGAGAATCTTCATCAACTAAGTGAGGTACACagcaaaaatattttcaagGCAGCAggttgtttttttctaacaCGGGATtctgattcttttttagagACTCAAGGGTAATGTAGGCCTTTTATTCACTAATCAAGACAAACACCACGTCATAGAGTAATGGTCATAATATGTATATGAAAAGTATTTTTTAGTTAACGGATTTTTTTTTGACTCAGTTGGTTCAAGAAGTTCAAGGAACCCGACTATGCCAGAGCTGGCACTGCGGCctcatttgacgtcatactcGACGCCGGTCCGCTCGACGACTTCCCTCATTCGATGGAGCCGCAGTTGAGACAGCTTGGACTTCCTGTAGCACTAAAGAAAGGTAGACTATCAGCAATCTGAATGGAACAGTTTTCCTTATTTCCATCTCAATGAAGGAGTTGTCACGTTGACGGAGGACTATAGGATCTGCTCCGAAGGAGACGAACTTTCTCCGGATCAAGCCAAATTACTAGTGAGCTCCGACATATTCTACTgtgtatttatttaattattgttttttcttataaGAAATTATTTGGACGTCCTATGATCGAATTTCATGTGAAGTTGGAGAGCGTGTGGTCGGGCGGCACGATGACGGACCTTTCGGCGGCGGATAAGTAGGTCAAGTAAGAATTCGATTTCATAAAAAAAGTGCATTTCCTCGCGGGAAAATCGGAGCCGTGCTTGCTTATGATGCCATCGATTTTATTAGTGTCctcacacacacacacaaaaaaatgaccTTAGccgtagaaaaaaaatgaaaagcaCTTGATTCGCATGCATACTAAGTTCAATCATACCACCTAAGACTGCCCTCAATAACACAAAAGACTACGATAATCACGAtcaaagtagaaaaaaacCCGATAAACTAACACGAGACGTGGCTGGTAGATAAAAAGAACATGAAGAAACATTGAATGACGTTCACGTGACATTAGTACTGTtgattccttttctcttggGATCTACAGCTCGTCCTGGAGCACGCCGCTCGGCGGGCGAATGGAGCTGTATTCGGTGGCAATTTCGGAACGGCGTACATCCCCCGGGCCGTTCCTCTGGCTGTGATCGATAGCCGCGTACTCGAGGTCTTGTTGTTGcggggcctaaataaaattgacgtcagagtcGACGCTTAGACGAAGGTATCGAGGAACGAGCTGTCAAATTATTAGAGAGAAGAAACTGAACAAGGGGCCCCCCATATTATAGTCACCCTTGACACGGTAAAACGATCTTAAATCTAGGTCCCAAATCCCCTCAATAAGAACCTGACTAAGAACCTGACTAAGATTCATTGTGTGGGGCAAAGCACTCGGGTGATTATAGAAGAATGACTGAGGACCTACTCAAGGGAGCAAGTATCAACTAAGGGTTTCCAGGCCACGGTACTGGGCCTATTTCTCCGTTAGATATTCTCTCCCCGTTTatcgttctctttccttACAGCTGCTA from Oscarella lobularis chromosome 1, ooOscLobu1.1, whole genome shotgun sequence includes these protein-coding regions:
- the LOC136198080 gene encoding mRNA turnover protein 4 homolog; this translates as MPKSKRAKLISLTRTKKKGVERKKTLLDEVRDSVDNYASIFVFSVENMRNSKLKDVRTQWKDSRFFFGKNKVMAVALGKTPEEERKENLHQLSERLKGNVGLLFTNQDKHHVIDWFKKFKEPDYARAGTAASFDVILDAGPLDDFPHSMEPQLRQLGLPVALKKGVVTLTEDYRICSEGDELSPDQAKLLKLFGRPMIEFHVKLESVWSGGTMTDLSAADK